In the genome of Sphingopyxis sp. YF1, the window CTGTTCGAACCGACCGACGCGCTGTCGATCCGCCTGATCGGCGATTATGACAAGATCGACGAAAATTGCTGCATCGCCGGCAATGTCATCGCGGGTCCGACCGTCGCGATCACCAACGCGCTTGCGGGCGGCGTCAGCGTCGACGCGAACAACCCCTTCTCGTACAATGTCTACAACAACTTCCTGTCGTCGAACAAAATCAAGAACTACGGCGGCTCGGCGCAGATCGACTATGACCTCGGCAATCTCGCGCTGACGTCGATCACCGCCTATCGCCAGGTCCGCGCCGACACCAACCAGGATTCGGACTTCACCTCGGCCGACCTGATCGGCGAGAAGAGCGACTATGTCGACATCGATACCTTCACGCAGGAATTCCGCGTGACGTCCGATTTCGACGGCCCGCTCAACTTCCTGCTCGGCGGCTATTATTTCAACGAAAAGATCGACCAGCAGAGCGCGATCAAGTTCGGCCAGCACTTCCGTCCCTACGCTAGCGCGCTGATCCAGCAGGCGAGCGGAGGGGCGTTCAACGTCGCGTCGCTCGAAGCGGTGATGGGCAGCGCGAACGGCGTCGACTACACCAACAGCTTCTTCAAGGCCGGCACCGGGCTCGACGAAGCCTACAAGATGAAGAACGAGGCCTTCTCGCTCTTCGGCACGGTCGATTTCGAGGTCACCGACCGCCTGACGGTCACCGTCGGTGCGAACTACACCAAGGACAAGAAACGCTTCTCGACCAATGTGATCAGCAGCGACGTCTTTTCGGGTATCGACCTGACCGGGACCGGCGGACGCGCGCTGACGCAGCAATTCGTCGCATCGCAGGTCGGGGCGGCGCTGGGGCACCCCGCCGGACAGTTGGCGAGCTTGGCAGAAATCCAGGCGTTCGCGCAGGCCCAGCCTGCCGGTTTCCTGGCGATCACGACGGCAGGAACGCAGTTCGGACAGCTCAACGCGGGGCTCAACCCCGACGACGTGGCGAACGACGGCAATCCGCTGACCGTGGGCAACCCGCTGCTCGCGTTGCGCCCGCTGCAGTTCCTGCCGCCGTTCCTGAACCTGCCGAACGCGGTCGAGCCCGGCAAGACCAACGACAGCGACCTCGCCTACAGCATTCGCGCCTCGTACGAGCTGACCGACACGGTCAACGTCTATGCGACCTATGCGACGGGCTTCAAGGCGAGCTCGGTCAACCTGTCGCGCGACAGCCGTCCGCTCGCCAGCGACCTGCCGGCGATCCTCAGCGGCGGACTGGGCGTTCCCAACCTCGGGACCGGTTCGCGCTTCGCGGCGCCCGAGGAATCGACCGTCTATGAAGCGGGGCTCAAGGCCAACTGGTCGGTCGCCGCGCTGAACCTCGCGGTGTTCAAGCAGTCGATCAAGGGCTTCCAGTCGAACATCTTCACCGGCACCGGCTTCGCG includes:
- a CDS encoding TonB-dependent receptor, whose protein sequence is MTMRNILLGATMLCAATTPAFAFAQDADPAAPAATDANDYGNEIIVTATKRSQTLQDTPVAVSVTSSADLERSQIRDLIDLQSAVPSLRVSQLQSSANTNFIIRGFGNGANNAGIEPSVGVFIDGVYRSRSAAQIGDLPAVERIEVLRGPQSTLFGKNASAGVISIVTQKPQYEFGGSAEVTYGNYDAITVKGHVTGPISDTVAFSIGGNYNRRDGYAQDLKLGTDVNDRNRYGVRGQLLFEPTDALSIRLIGDYDKIDENCCIAGNVIAGPTVAITNALAGGVSVDANNPFSYNVYNNFLSSNKIKNYGGSAQIDYDLGNLALTSITAYRQVRADTNQDSDFTSADLIGEKSDYVDIDTFTQEFRVTSDFDGPLNFLLGGYYFNEKIDQQSAIKFGQHFRPYASALIQQASGGAFNVASLEAVMGSANGVDYTNSFFKAGTGLDEAYKMKNEAFSLFGTVDFEVTDRLTVTVGANYTKDKKRFSTNVISSDVFSGIDLTGTGGRALTQQFVASQVGAALGHPAGQLASLAEIQAFAQAQPAGFLAITTAGTQFGQLNAGLNPDDVANDGNPLTVGNPLLALRPLQFLPPFLNLPNAVEPGKTNDSDLAYSIRASYELTDTVNVYATYATGFKASSVNLSRDSRPLASDLPAILSGGLGVPNLGTGSRFAAPEESTVYEAGLKANWSVAALNLAVFKQSIKGFQSNIFTGTGFALANAGKQSTFGIEFDGSVRPAQGLNLTLAVTYLDPKYDSFINSAFGDISGSTPAGIPALTVAAGGTYTHEFAGGTRAIVHVDYHYESPVQIVEGLTGFPASVAQNLKREVNQLNASFTVALTNGVEVGVWGRNLTNAQYLTTIFPAVAQSGSVSGYPNQPRTYGGVVRFKF